A genomic region of Phragmites australis chromosome 2, lpPhrAust1.1, whole genome shotgun sequence contains the following coding sequences:
- the LOC133908554 gene encoding mitogen-activated protein kinase kinase kinase 17-like, which yields MDASMAKQLRRVRTLGRGASGAVVWLASDEASGELLAVKSAGAGGAAQLRREGRVLEGLCSPHIVPCLGTRAAAGGEYQLILEFAPGGSLADEAARSGGRLAERAIRAYAGDMARGLAYLHGRSLVHGDVKARNVVIGGDGRARLTDFGCARPVESSRPIGGTPAFMAPEVARGEEQGPAADVWALGCTVIEMATGRAPWTDMDDVLAAVHRIGYTDAVPEVPAWLSAEAKDFLACCFARNAGNRCTAAQLVAHPFVASAAVRDCNAQPAKPECPSPKSTLHDAFWDSDTEDEADEMSTSAAERIGALACAASALPDWDSDEGWIDLQDDRAEAFDAPPATSEAAASDYFVWAAPSDAEFEHFAVAAYVSDHLPRIVGVTDATISRGSFRERKIQHLFVRDGTETLESHRVCTEAEIKMKRILLKFPSLRSPGWHT from the coding sequence ATGGACGCCTCCATGGCGAAGCAGCTCAGGCGGGTCCGCACGCTGGGCCGCGGCGCGTCGGGCGCCGTCGTGTGGCTGGCCTCCGACGAGGCCTCGGGCGAGCTGCTGGCGGTCAAGTCGGCGGGCGCCGGCGGGGCGGCGCAGCTGCGGCGCGAGGGGCGAGTGCTGGAGGGCCTCTGCTCGCCGCACATCGTGCCCTGCCTCGGCACCCGCGCCGCGGCGGGCGGCGAGTACCAGCTCATCCTCGAGTTCGCGCCGGGCGGGTCGCTGGCCGACGAGGCGGCCAGGAGCGGGGGACGCCTCGCGGAGCGCGCCATCCGGGCGTACGCCGGGGACATGGCGCGCGGGCTGGCGTACCTCCATGGGCGGTCCCTGGTGCACGGGGACGTCAAGGCGAGGAACGTGGTGATCGGCGGCGACGGCCGCGCCAGGCTCACGGACTTCGGGTGCGCGAGGCCCGTCGAATCGTCGCGGCCGATCGGCGGCACGCCGGCGTTCATGGCGCCCGAGGTGGCGCGTGGGGAGGAGCAGGGCCCTGCTGCCGACGTCTGGGCGCTCGGGTGCACGGTCATCGAGATGGCCACCGGGCGCGCGCCATGGACCGACATGGATGACGTCCTCGCCGCCGTTCACCGGATCGGATACACGGACGCCGTGCCGGAGGTGCCGGCGTGGCTGTCCGCGgaggcgaaggacttcttggccTGTTGCTTCGCAAGAAACGCAGGAAACCGATGCACGGCGGCGCAGCTCGTGGCGCACCCGTtcgtcgcctccgccgccgtccGCGACTGCAACGCGCAGCCGGCGAAGCCGGAGTGCCCGTCCCCCAAGAGCACGCTGCACGACGCGTTCTGGGACTCGGACACCGAAGACGAGGCCGACGAGATGTCAACTAGCGCGGCCGAGAGGATCGGCGCATTGGCGTGCGCCGCCTCGGCCCTGCCCGACTGGGACTCCGACGAAGGCTGGATCGACCTTCAGGACGACCGCGCCGAAGCTTTTGATGCGCCGCCAGCGACGTCTGAGGCGGCCGCCTCTGACTACTTCGTCTGGGCCGCACCATCAGATGCAGAGTTCGAGCACTTCGCCGTCGCCGCATACGTCAGCGACCATCTCCCGCGCATCGTAGGAGTAACTGATGCAACCATTAGCCGGGGCAGTTTCCGTGAACGTAAAATTCAGCATTTGTTTGTTCGTGACGGGACTGAAACACTGGAGTCCCACCGTGTCTGTACAGAAGCAGAGATAAAAATGAAAcgaattttgctcaaatttccCTCTTTGCGATCCCCCGGTTGGCACACCTGA
- the LOC133906192 gene encoding mitogen-activated protein kinase kinase kinase 17-like has product MDAAAKKLRRLRTLGRGASGAVVWLASDEASGQLLAVKSAGPGAAEQLRREGSVLSGLRSPHIVPCLGSCAEASGEYMLFLEFAPRGSLDDEAARNGGCLEERAIRTYAADVARGLTYLHGESLVHGDVKAANIMVGADGRAKLADFGCARRVDCERPIGGSPAFMAPEVARGEEQGTAADVWALACTVIEMATGAAPWSDVDDVFAAVHKIGFTDAVPEVPTWLSAEAKSFLRTCLVRNPRDRPAAAQLLEHPFLASATSAAKRAKHDCASPKSTLNAAFWESDGEDDVAEVEASESAAERISSLASPCSALPDWDSEEGWIEVRSECSQVSEAPAATVTAGAGFGLSSKALDAAEVCLHVVDVEGAIRYPTCNVGVTDDFVECERQSSVSICSDAVLGCPCNGKGENNFDIAQILPFHDLVCGYCLHLLPFEGNREVKGERIPS; this is encoded by the exons ATGGACGCCGCCGCGAAGAAGCTCAGGCGGCTCCGCACGCTCGGGCGCGGCGCGTCGGGCGCCGTCGTCTGGCTCGCGTCGGACGAGGCCTCGGGGCAGCTGCTGGCAGTCAAGTCGGCTGGTCCCGGGGCTGCGGAGCAGCTGCGGCGCGAGGGAAGCGTCCTGTCCGGGCTCCGCTCGCCGCACATTGTGCCCTGCCTCGGCTCGTGCGCCGAGGCCAGCGGCGAGTACATGCTCTTCCTCGAGTTTGCGCCACGCGGCTCGCTCGACGACGAGGCGGCGAGGAATGGGGGTTGCCTCGAGGAGCGCGCCATTAGGACGTACGCGGCGGACGTGGCGAGGGGCCTGACCTACCTCCACGGGGAGTCGCTCGTGCACGGGGACGTCAAGGCAGCGAACATCATGGTCGGCGCCGACGGGCGGGCGAAGCTCGCGGACTTCGGGTGCGCGAGGAGGGTGGACTGCGAGCGGCCGATCGGCGGCTCTCCGGCGTTCATGGCACCGGAAGTGGCGCGCGGGGAGGAGCAGGGCACCGCGGCCGACGTGTGGGCTCTCGCCTGTACCGTCATCGAGATGGCCACCGGCGCCGCGCCGTGGAGCGACGTGGACGACGTCTTCGCGGCCGTCCACAAGATCGGCTTCACGGACGCCGTACCGGAGGTGCCCACCTGGCTGTCAGCGGAGGCGAAGAGCTTCCTCCGCACGTGCCTGGTAAGAAACCCCCGCGACCGGCCCGCCGCCGCGCAGCTACTGGAGCACCCGTTCCTCGCGTCCGCCACCAGCGCCGCCAAAAGAGCGAAACACGACTGCGCGTCCCCCAAGAGCACACTCAACGCTGCATTCTGGGAGTCCGACGGCGAGGACGACgtggcggaggtggaggcgtCAGAGAGCGCGGCCGAAAGGATCAGCTCACTGGCGAGCCCCTGCTCGGCCTTGCCGGACTGGGATTCCGAGGAAGGCTGGATCGAAGTGCGCAGCGAGTGCTCCCAGGTTTCCGAAGCTCCGGCAGCTACGGTGACGGCCGGTGCAGGTTTTGGTCTTAGCAGTAAAGCGCTGGATGCCGCCGAGGTTTGTCTCCACGTCGTCGATGTGGAAGGCGCCATTAGATATCCTACGTGTAATGTAGGAGTAACTGATGATTTCGTCGAGTGCGAGAGGCAATCGAGTGTGAGTATATGCAGTGATGCGGTACTCGGTTGTCCTTGtaatggaaaaggagaaaataatTTTGATATCGCACAAATTTTGCCATTTCATGACCTTGTTTGTGGATATTGTTTGCATCTG cttcccttcgagggaaaTCGCGAagtgaaaggagagagaatcccgtcctga